The Gadus morhua chromosome 10, gadMor3.0, whole genome shotgun sequence genome segment ATTctgaaatgttaacattgtatGACCTTTCAGCAAATGTTGGCGAGTTGTCATTAATGTCTAAGACATTGACTTCAATGCGGTGTGCAGTGACGGGATTGCTTAACACAGCTTGTATTCTGAGGGAACATTTTGCCGTGTTCAGACAAAGCTCTTCTCTGTCTATCCTGTGATCAACACAGAGGTAACCGGTCCGTATGTCTGCGTTGAAATATGTCTTACTGTATCCAGACACAATGCGAAGATCCCTTGACGCCAATTCATGCACATTGAGGTTTAAATCCTTCGCGAGATTCCCAACTACGGTGCCTTTGTTCGCCTCCTCTGAAACTGAGTATGATATCTGAGTGTCAGACCGGCCAACGAGACAAAGCAATACAAAAAGATGAGCCCAAACATATCCTCTTTGTTCTCGAAACGGCATCGTTGTCCGAGAAAAATATTAAATCACAACCACCATTTAAATCCAGTGTTATAGATCGATCCGTCTTATACGTGGTTCACCCGACGTAACATCCATTCAGCTCTGCGGCTGCAAATACACAAGCGCTTTTAATACTCTCCCGACACAAATGGTCGACGACCAACGTTTACAAAAGGGAGGAGTCGTATACGGAGGTTATCCATGGATTTCCACGGTCTCGAGCGACACCGAGTGTTCGATGAGACGGAAGAGGATGTATGAATTCATCTTTTTTTGTTCTGGAAtattccttcataattatgaCTGACAGCTTGTAAACGTAATTTAGTCAATGAAAACGTTGCAGATCGTCTTTAATTAATAACGTTGGTTGAAAATGTTCTTCAAGATAAGCGAATCAGCACCATGGAGAGTTCTATTGCTATCATGGATGGGTGGAGTTTCGTTAAAGATATCATGCACATTGCTCTTGTGTATGTTATGTATGCAAAAATGTCCTTTTAGGTCAAACGGGAGGTACACTGTGTTTCAAGATCAGCCCAGAAATATATTATACGATTCAGTGATGGATTTACAGAAATACAGACACATTGCTCCGAAATCACATATGCCTACCTTGTCTTTGTTGGGTAAAGTCTGAGTTCTGTTTAATGTGTCTCCTCCGTTTATACTGATCAGTTCTCCATCAACAGGCGGGAATTGAGGAGGGAACACTACTACGTCACTCTTCAGTGTGTCTGAGCTGAAACACACGTCATACTGCTGAGTAGATTTAGAGTAAGACCAGCTCCCGTCAGGGTGGGTGGTGATCATTGGGGCGCTGTACCTGCTGAAACTGTTGTCTGTCCGGTGGCATTTGACAGCTATTAAACTGATGAGACTCAGTAGAAAGATTACTGACACCGACGCAATGGCGATCAGCAAATACAGGTTTAAAGCAGAGAAGCTGTCCTCCTTTAGCGGCACGTGTCTGAACTGAGTCTGAAGTTCTCCTGTGTTTTCAACCACAACGACATCAATGGACACAGTAGCTGTCAGGGAGGGCTCTCCGTTATCacaaaccaacaccaccaacgggTGAGTTTTCAGGTCATTGTCACTCATCCGTCTCTTAGTCCTGATTTCACCGGTGCTTGTTCCGATCCGAAAGAGATTGGTTCCTTTGGGTTCAGAGATGTGATAAGAAAGCAGTGCATTGTAACCAGAGTCTGCGTCTACGGCCCTGATTTTAGCCACAAAGTATCCCGCTTCAGCAGAGTAGGGAATGTTCTCACTGTTAACGGAGCCGTGTTCAGAATAGGGGGCTAAAATCCCGGGACTGTTGTCATTCTCATCCAGGATGAAAACGTTcactgtcacgttactgctcagGGGAAGAACACCGTCATCGGTGGCTTTGACTTTGATTTGAAACGTTTTAACCTCTTCAAAGTTAAAGGATTGCTGACTGACAATATCTCCCGTAACTGAGTTGATGGTAACAACGGATGAAAtctgagtaggcctacttttcgaAACAATCCCTAACAGTGTGTACGATACTTTCGCATTATCATCTGTGTCAGGGTCCACTGCACTGATGGTGTAGATAGTAGCTCCCGCTGGACTGTTCTCCTTTACATAAACACTAATGACTGGATCAGGGAATCGAGGCGCGTTATCATTCACATCAGAAACGTGGACAGCGATAACACTGGTGCTCGAGAGAGGCGGACTCCCTTCATCGCTGGCTATGATGGTGACACTATACTCTGAGGCATTCTCTCTGTCGAGAGGCCCATCCACAATCAAAGAGTAATAATTTTGGTAGTTTAGTTTTAATTTAAATGGCACCGATCCTAATATTTTGCAATGAGTGAGTCCGTTACTTCCACCATCTTTATCAGTCACCGTAACCAGAGCGACCACGGTCCCTAACTGAGCATTCTCTTTTACTGGGCTCATAAGAGACGTGATTATTGTCTCCGGAATATTGTCATTTACGTCGATTACTTCAACCAGCACTTTGCCGTGCACACTACGAGACGGCATGCCTTCGTCCTTCGCCTGAACACGAATATCATAAGCAGGGTTTTTCTCAAAATCGAGGTCCCCCTTTACCGTTATTTCCCCTGTTTGTGAATGAATAGAAAACAAAACCCCAGGGTTAAATTTCCCCCTCTCGATGAACGAGTATACAATTTCCCCGTTTATTCCTTCATCTAAATCCGTAGCAGTTATAGTTAATATTGATGTCCCTAATGGAGCGTTTTCCGTGACCCGTGCCTTGTATAATGACTCACTAAATACGGGATTATTATCATTGACGTCAATGACGTTGACAATTATTTTCAACGACCCCGATCGTGAGGGTTTCCCTCCGTCGATAGCTGTTAAGGTCAAATGGACAATTGCCTGCTTTTCCCTGTCCAAAGGTTTCTGCAAAATCAACTCTGCGCTCTGCTCTTCCACACTTTGCACATCTAGTGAGAAATATTCATTTGGACTCAGTTTATAGCTCTTCACCGAGTTACTTCCTATGTCTGGATCGTTGGCTATAGGGAGCAGATACCGTTCACCAGTGAACGACAACTCCGAAATATTGAATGTTTTCTCCCTTTCTTGAAAATATGGTGCATTGTCATTCACATCCATAACCCGAATCTCTATTCGATGCATATGAGCAGGATGGCTTAAGACGGCCTCTATATCCAGAGAACATCTTAACTTATCCTGGCAAAGCTGCTCACGATCTATCCTATCAATAACGGAAAGTGAACCAGTTTTAAAATCCACCTCAAAATATGACTTAGCGTTTCCTGATGTGATCCGTGTTTCCCTGTATTCCAGTTCTTGGGGGTTGATATTTAAATCCTTGGCCAGATTCCCCACAACCGTGCCTTTGTCCACTTCCTCGGAGACCGAGTAGGAAAGCTGAGCTGACGACGTGTAAAACGAACAAAGCAAAGCGACCATTCGTATCCAAAACGAGACTGCTATTCCTCGGCCCTCCATCGCTGTTCCGACCGAAGTCAAACCGAAGAAATAAACATATTCAAACAGGACGCATCCGGGGAAATAGTATATACAAGACTACTACGCCAAGCGCTGTCGTCTTCGTCTCATCGCCACTCGCCTTTCTCCTCACAAAGCATCGctgggtaggcctacttttcaGCAAAGGAGGAGTCTGCTATGAAAAAAATTGGTCACTAGCGACATCAGGCGTCAGTTTTAAGAACACATGTAAAGATTCAATAATTTATAGAAAACTGCAATCCAGTACTGCTATTTGGGGTACATTGTAGGCCGACTGTAATCGACTGCTGcacttttttttaagaaaatctATAATATGCCTATCTTTGCTCGAGTTGATGTTTACCATTGACTTTCTAAagttttacaaaaaaaaggaataagTGTTGTTAAAAGTTTAACATGAgaacaaataaaaaatcaaTACTGAGTGTAGCGACGCTACTAAAAAAGATTTGCTGAGATCCTCAAAATACGTTTAAGTTACTGTATAACTTaaactatgaaaataattaatttattagAACTAGTCTACAAAAAGTATAAGTTGCGGTCTGCAAAAAAACTGCGACCCATTCACCCTCTCTTCCCTGCACAGGTGCTTTATATTAACTATGATGTCACCACCCATGAGCATGGGACCCAGCTCTCTCACACCTCAAACCACACAATAATACAGaacaaataacaaacactaatgaaataaaaataccAGAAATAGAAACCATCAAAAAGCTTATTAATATTACGATGAAATTCATTGCTGGCTTCTACCCTGAGTGACATAACTGTCACACAGAATAAGTATGTGCTAAAGAAGGCtagaccagacacacacaaccagagttAAGGTTTTACATGAAATTGATCATTAAGTTGAAGAGTCAATACGATGGCATGTATATCTTACCTTCTCGTGATTGGGCAAAGTCTGAGTTCTGCTTAAAGTGTCTCCTCCATTTATACTGATCAGTTCTCCATCAACAGGCGGGAATTGAGGAGGGAACACTACTACGTCACTCTTCAGTGTGTCTGAGCTGAAACACACGTCATACTGCTGAGTAGATTTAGAGTAAGACCAGCTCCCGTCAGGGTGGGTGGTGATCATTGGGGCGCTGTACCTGCTGAAACTGTTGTCTGTCCGGTGGCATTTGACAGCTATTAAACTGATGAGACTCAGTAGAAAGATCACTGACACCGACGCAATGGCGATCAGCAAATACAGGTTTAAAGCAGAGAAGCTGTCCTCCTTTAGCGGCACGTGTCTGAACTGAGTCTGAAGGTCTCCTGTGTTttcaaccacaacaacatcaaTAGACACAGTAGCTGTCAGGGAGGGCTCTCCGTTATcacaaaccaacacaaccaACGGGTGAGTTTTCAGATCATTGTCACTCATCCGTCTCTTAGTCCTGATTTCACCGGTGCTGGTTCCGATCCGAAAGAGATTGGTTCCTTTGGGTTCAGAGATGTGATAAGAAAGCAGTGCATTGTAACCAGAGTCTGCGTCTACTGCCCTGATTTTAGCCACAAAGTATCCCGCCTCAGCAGAGTAGGGAATGTTCTCACTGTTAACGGAGCCGTGTTCAGAATAGGGGGCTAAAATCCCGGGACTGTTGTCATTCTCATCCAGGATAAAAACATTGACAGTAGCGTTGCTGCTCAAGGGAGGAACCCCAGAGTCGGTGGCCTGAACTTTGAAGCTGAACGTTTTAAATTCTTCAAAATTGAAAGACTGAAGGTTGACAATTTCTCCTGTTTctgaattaataataacaaGGGATGAAATTGGAACAATTCTTGGTTGGTTTTCTACCAATCTGTAAACTAATCTGGCATTCTCCTCTAAATCAGGATCATATGCTTTAATAGTGTAGATTATTGCTCCGACCTTACTGTTTTCCTTAACATACACATTAATCACTGGCTCGTGAAACACGGGTGCGTTGTCGTTTGCATCAGCGATTTGTATGCTAATGACGGTGGTGCTGGACAGAGGCGGCGTCCCGTCATCCACGGCTTCAACTGTGACCTCGTAAAAGCCGGCGCTCTCCCTGTCTAGAGGGGAATTTACGACTAAAGAATAATCATTTTTGTAATTTGACTTTAATTGAAAAGGAACGGATCCTAAGAGTTTACAGATTGTCATGCCATTCTGTCCACCGTCGTTGTCACTCACTGTCAACAAGGCAACGATGGTCCCCATTTCTGCGTCTTCCTTCACGGGGGACATCAATGACGTCACAGATATGTCCGGAGAATTATCGTTGACGTCAGTGATCTCGATCAGTAGTTTAGCATGGGCGCTGCGAGGCGAATTGCCCTGGTCGACTGCTTGTATCCGTACTTCATAAGCAGGTCTGTCCTCATAATCTAAACGTCCCTCAACTGTTATTTTCCCCGTTTCCGAATCAATACGAAATGTATCTGATTGGTCGATATTACCTCGTTTAATGAAGGAATACAAAACCTTACTATTCAGTCCTTCATCTTTATCAGTTGCATTTAGCTGTATCACTAGTGTTCCAACCAGTGCATTTTCAGCAACACTGACTTTATACAGTGACTTGCTGAAAATAGGCGAGTTATCATTTGAATCAATTACATTCACAGTTATTTGAGACGTTCCTGATTTGGGAGGTTTCCCGCCGTCCAACGCGGTCAGAATAAGTGTAATAACCGGTTCTTTCTCGCGATCTATCGCTTTCTGTAAAACTAACTCCGCAGAAATACTATGCTGCCCGCCGCTCTGTACATCGAGTGAGAAATATTCATTCGAACTCAGTCTGTATGTCTTTATAGAGTTACTGCCTATATCTGCATCAACTGctagaggaagaaaaaaacgttcTCCCGTTGCTAAGGATTCTGAAATGTTGACATTGTACGACTTTTCAGCGAACGTGGGCGAGTTGTCATTAATGTCTAAAACATTGACTTCAATGCGGTGTGCAGTGACGGGATTGCTTAACACAGCTTGTATTCTGAGGGAACATTTGTCAGTGTTCGGACACAGCTCTTCTCTGTCTATCCTGTGATCAACAAAGAGGTTTCCGGTCCGTAAGTCCGCGTTGAAATATGTCTTACTGTATCCAGAAACAATGCGTAGATCCCTTGACGGCAATTCCTGCACATTGAGTTTTAAATCCTTCGCGAGATTTCCAACTACGGTGCCTTTGTTCGCCTCCTCTGAAATGGAGTATGATATCTGAGCGTCAGACCGGCCAACGAGACAAAGCAATACAACGAGACTAGCCCAAACATATCCTCTTTGTTCTCGAAACGGCATCGTTGTCCGAGAAAAATATTAAATCGAAACCACCATTTATATCCAGTGTTATAGATCGATCCGTCTTATACGTGGTTCACCCGACGTAATATCCAGTCATCTCTGCGGCTGCAAATACACCAGCGCTTTGACTACTCTCCCGACACGAATGGTCGATGACGGACGCGTTCAACAGGGAGGAGTTTTAGAAGGAGGCTACCCATGGATTTCCACGGTCTGCAGCAACACCGTGTGTTCGGTGAGACACAAGTagtaatatttgtgtgtgcagataatattccttcataattatgaCAGCTTGTAAACGTAACTTAGTCAATTAAAACGTTGCAGATCGTCTTAAATGAATTGCAATGGTTTAAAATGTTCTTTAAGATAAGCGAATCAGCACCATGGAGAGGTCTATTGCTATCATGGATTGGTGGAGTTTCGTTAACGATAGCATGCACATTGCTCTTGTGTATGTTATGCATGGAAAAATTTCATTTTAAGTCAAACGGGAGCTACAATGTGTTTCCAGATCAGTCCAGAAATATATTATACAATTCAGTGATGGATTTacagaaatacaaacacatcGCTCCGATACCACATACCTTGTCTTTGTTGGGTAAAGTATGAGTTCTGCTTAAAGTGTCTCCTCCGTTTATACTGATCAGTTCTCCATCAACAGGGGGGAATTGAGGAGGGAACACTACTACGTCACTCTTCAGTGTGTCTGAGCTGAAACACACGTCATACTGCTGAGTAGATTTAGAGTAAGACCAGCTCCCGTCAGGGTGGGTGGTGATCATTGGGGCGCTGTACCTGCTGAAACTGTTGTCTGTCCGGTGGCATTTGACTGCTATTAAACTGACGAGACTCAGTAGAAAGATCACTGACACCGACGCAATGGCGATCAGCAAATACAGGTTAAGAGCAGAGAAGCTGTCCTCCTTTAGCGTCACGTGTCTGAACTGAGTCTGAAGGTCTCCTGTGTTTTCAACCACAACGACATCAATAGACACAGTAGCTGTCAGGGAGGGCTCCCCGTTATCacaaaccaacaccaccaacgggTGAGTTTTCAGGTCATTGTCACTCATCCGTCTCTTAGTCCTGATTTCACCGGTGCTGGTTCCGATCCGAAAGAGATTGGTTCCTTTGGTTTCAGAGATGTGATAAGAAAGCAGTGCATTGTAACCAGAGTCTGCGTCTACGGCCCTGATTTTAGCCACAAAGTATCCCGCTTCAGCAGAGTAGGGAATGTTCTCACTGTTAACGGAGCCGTGTTCAGAATAGGGGGGTAGAATCCCGGGACTGTTGTCATTCTCATCCAGGATAAAGAAGTTGACTGTCACGTTGCTACTGAGTTGAGGATCACCAGAGTCTACGGCCTGCGCTTTGAAACTGAACATCTTTATGTCTTCATAATTAAAAGACTGCAATGTGACTATATCACCAGTCTCGGAGTTTATATTCACAGCTGATAACACTGGGATATTTTGAGAGAGACTGCTTATTAACGAATAGGTTATTCTGGCGTTATCCTCCGAATCCGAATCCATAGCATTTACTCTATAGACTACAGTACCTACGTCACTATTCTCCTTCACGTACACGTTCAAAACGGGATCGGCGAAGTGCGGCgcgttgtcgtttacatcagaAACATACACCATCAAATAACTTCTGGTGGAGAGAGGCGGGTCCCCGCTATCGCTGGATGAGATGGTGACGTTATACTGTgtatccgtctctctgtccagaGACCCGTCTACCACTAAAGAATAGTCATTTTTATAGTTAGTTTCCAGCTTAAAGGGAACAACACCGCCAAGTGTGCAGGCGGTGAGGCCATTCAACCCACTGTCTCTATCGCTTACAGTTACCAAAGCAATCACGGTTCCCATTTCCGCGCTTTCTTTCACAGGGTTCCTAAGGGAAGTGATCGATATCTCCGGTGCATTGTCATTGGCGTCTACTACCTCTATCAGTAGTTTACTATGAACACTGCGAGATCCGGGGCCTTTATCTCTGACCTGGACTCTTATTTCGTATGCAGGTATCTTTTCGTAATCCAAGATGCCGTTAACTTTGATTTCCCCTGTATTTGCATTGATATCAAATACAGAGGAAGGATCTACATTACCCCGTTTCATGAAAGAATACAGGAGCTCACCGTTGACTCCTTCGTCTGGATCTGATGCGTTTAGTTGTATAACCCTGGTTCCATTTAAAGCATTTTCATTCACCCTTGCCTTATACAATGACTTACTAAACACTGGCGTGTTATCGTTCACATCAATCACATTAATTATTAGCTGCATTGTACCCATTTTGAAAGGTTTTCCTCCGTCTACTGCGGTTAAAGTGAGTGTGATAACCGACTGTTTCTCCCGATCTAAAGCTTTCTGCAACACCAGCTCAGCGGACACGCTTTGCTCTTCGCCACTCTGTACGTCGAGGGAGAAATATTCGTTCTGGTTTAGCTTGTAGCCCTTAACCGCGTTACTCCCTATGTCTGCGTCGAATGCTATTGGAAGTAAATATCGCTCTCCCAGTGATATCGACTCAGAGATGTTGAAAACAAACGTTTTCTCCTCGAAAGCAGGTGCATTATCATTTATATCTAGGATATGAATTTCAATGCGATGCATGTTAACTGGATTGCTCAACAAAGCCTGGATTTTAAGCGAACATTTATGCAGCTCGTTGCAAAGCTCCTCTCTGTCTATTCTTTCGGCGACCAAAAGGTTTCCAGTCCTTAAATCCACAACGAGGTATTTTCTACTATACTCCGAAACAATTCGGAGTTCTCTTGACTCCAAGGCATTCAGATTCAGTTTTAAATCCTTTGCGAGATTGCCCACAGTCGTTCCTTTGTTCATCTCCTCCGAAATAGAGTAAGAAATCTGAGCTGTACCGCAGTGACAAAAACAAAGCAAGACAAAGAATCGAATCCAAAAATATTCCCTCCGTGCTATGGCCCCCATAACTAACTCGGAGGGCATATATAACTTATAATGTCCGTTCTTTTTGGTATGGTCCGTCATAGAGATCTATGTGAGCTCTTCAAATCCTCTAGCAAAGGCATTATCTGTGTGTTCTGGCCACTTTTACTAGCTTGTGACGCTGTCCAATCAAAACGCAGTAAGGGGGCGTTTCAAGGCTCAACACTATAGCTCCTCCGGTCTCTGGCGCCACCACCCGTTGAatggtgtgacacacacacacacacacacacacacacacacacacacacacacacacacacacacacacacacacacacacacacacacacacacacacacacacacacacacacacacacacacacacacacacacacacacacacaattgccaGTAGATAGAAGTGTATGATTCAATTATGTGACATAAATGATCCTGTTCTGCATTAGGCAAAATGGGATGAAGTCTAAAAGGATAGGCTTACCCAAACTAGACATCCATCCGCCTACCAGCACAAGGGGCATCACAAAAGCGAAATAACATTGCAAAGACGGgacacatatattatatttaaccTCTTAAATCAAATTAAAAGTGTGGCTGATTAGCACTTAACATACCTTCTCGTGATTGGGCAAAGTCCGAGTTCTGCTTAAAGTGTCTCCTCCGTTTATACTGATCAGTTCTCCATCAACAGGCGGGAATTGAGGAGGGAACACTACTACGTCACTCTTCAGTGTGTCTGAGCTGAAACACACGTCATACTGCTGAGTAGATTTAGAGTAAGACCAGCTCCCGTCAGGGTGGGTGGTGATCATTGGGGCGCTGTACCTGCTGAAACTGTTGTCTGTCCGGTGGCATTTGACTGCTATTAAACTGATGAGACTCAGTAGAAAGATCACTGACACCGACGCAATGGCGATCAGCAAATACAGGTTTAAAGCAGAGAAGCTGTCCTCCTTTAGCGGCACGTGTCTGAACTGAGTCTGAAGGTCTCCTGTGTTttcaaccacaacaacatcaaTAGACACAGCAGCTGTCAGGGAGGGCTCCCCGTTATCacaaaccaacaccaccaacgggTGAGTTTTCAGGTCATTGTCACTCATCCGTCTCTTAGTCCTGATTTCACCGGTGCTGGTTCCGATCCGAAAGAGATTGGTTCCTTTGGGTTCAGAGATGTGGTAAGAAAGCAGTGCATTGTAACCAGAGTCTGCGTCTACGGCCCTGATTTTAGCCACAAAATATCCTGCTTCCGCCGAGTAGGGAATGTTCTCACTGTTAACGGAGCTGTGTTCAGAATAGGGGGGTAAAATACCAGGACTGTTGTCATTCTCATCCAGGATTAAAACATTGACTGTCAGGTTACTGCTAAGGGGTGGAACTCCATCATCGGTGGCTTTGACTTTTATTTGAAACGTTTTAACCTCTTCAAAGTTAAAGGATTGCTGACTCACAATATCTCCCGTCACTGAGTTGATGTTAACAACGGATGAAATCAGAGTACTTTTTGAAACAATCCCTAACAGTGTGTACGATACTTTTGCATTATCATCTGTATCAGGGTCCAGTGCACTGATGGTGTAGATAGTAGCTCCCAATGGACTGTTCTCCTTCACATAAACACTAATGACTGGATCTGGGAATCGAGGCGCGTTATCATTCACGTCAGAAACGTGGACAGCGATAACACTAGTGCTCGAGAGAGGCAGACTCCCTTCATCACTGGCTATGATGGTGACGCTATACTCAGAGGTATGTTCTCTATCGAGCGGCCCATCCACAATCaatgaataatattttttgtaatttaGTTTTAATTTAAATGGCACTGATCCTAATATTTTGCAATTAGTGAGACCATTACTTCCGCCGTCTTTATCATTCACCGTAACGAGAGCGACCACCGTCCCTAACTGAGCATCCTCTTTTACTGGGCTCATAAGAGACGTGATTATAATCTCCGGAATGTTGTCATTTACGTCGATTACTTCCAGCAGCACTTTGCCGTGCACACTACGAGACGGCGTGCCTTTGTCTTTCGCCTGTACACGGATGTCATAAGCAGGGTTTATCTCGAAGTCGAGTTTGCCTTTTACCGTTATTTCCCCAGTCTGTGAATTAATCGAAAATACTTGGTCTGGATTAAAATCCCCCCTTTCGATAAACGAGTAGATAATATCGCCGTTTATTCCCTCGTCTAAATCTGACgcagatattgttaatatggaTGTCTGAGATGGAGCGTTTTCATTTACCTGGGCCTTGTAAAGAGTTTGGCTAAATATGGGAGTGTTATCATTCACATCCATAACGTTTACAACAATTTTCAGAGTCCCTGATTTATGTGGCTTTCCTCCGTCGAAAGCGGTTAAAACAAGGTTGATGACGGACTGCTTTTCTCGGTCTAAAGCTTTCTGCAACACTAAATCTGCGGAAACAGCCTGGTCGTCACCGGTCTGTACATCCAGTGAGAAATGTTCATTCTGGCTCAGTCTGTAGCTCTTAATGGAGTTGCTGCCTGTATCTGCATCCTTGGCCATTGGGAGTAGATATCTTTCACCAGAAGAAGAGGATTCCGAAATGTTTAATATCCTCAGCTTCTCACGGAAAAATGGAGCGTTATCATTAATATCCACAATGTTAACCTCTAAGCGATGCAAATGCACCGGATTGCTCAACATAGCCTCAACATTCAAGGAGCATTTAACCAGGCCAGGACAGAGCTCTTCGCGATCTATTCTTTCACCAACATAAAG includes the following:
- the LOC115552445 gene encoding protocadherin alpha-2 isoform X12, with the translated sequence MEGRGIAVSFWIRMVALLCSFYTSSAQLSYSVSEEVDKGTVVGNLAKDLNINPQELEYRETRITSGNAKSYFEVDFKTGSLSVIDRIDREQLCQDKLRCSLDIEAVLSHPAHMHRIEIRVMDVNDNAPYFQEREKTFNISELSFTGERYLLPIANDPDIGSNSVKSYKLSPNEYFSLDVQSVEEQSAELILQKPLDREKQAIVHLTLTAIDGGKPSRSGSLKIIVNVIDVNDNNPVFSESLYKARVTENAPLGTSILTITATDLDEGINGEIVYSFIERGKFNPGVLFSIHSQTGEITVKGDLDFEKNPAYDIRVQAKDEGMPSRSVHGKVLVEVIDVNDNIPETIITSLMSPVKENAQLGTVVALVTVTDKDGGSNGLTHCKILGSVPFKLKLNYQNYYSLIVDGPLDRENASEYSVTIIASDEGSPPLSSTSVIAVHVSDVNDNAPRFPDPVISVYVKENSPAGATIYTISAVDPDTDDNAKVSYTLLGIVSKSRPTQISSVVTINSVTGDIVSQQSFNFEEVKTFQIKVKATDDGVLPLSSNVTVNVFILDENDNSPGILAPYSEHGSVNSENIPYSAEAGYFVAKIRAVDADSGYNALLSYHISEPKGTNLFRIGTSTGEIRTKRRMSDNDLKTHPLVVLVCDNGEPSLTATVSIDVVVVENTGELQTQFRHVPLKEDSFSALNLYLLIAIASVSVIFLLSLISLIAVKCHRTDNSFSRYSAPMITTHPDGSWSYSKSTQQYDVCFSSDTLKSDVVVFPPQFPPVDGELISINGGDTLNRTQTLPNKDKPRAPNADWRYSASLRAGGVMQSSVHMEESAVMQGAQGVLVQNWPTVSSAADGDGGEVSPPMGAGVDSNSWHFRYGPPGVPGGPPQHLKPGEVPPEAFIIPGSPAIISIRQNQGGEDDKSDFITFGKKEEAKKKKKKKKEKKDKKDKGKDDGDD
- the LOC115552445 gene encoding protocadherin alpha-4 isoform X8 — protein: MPFREQRGYVWASLVVLLCLVGRSDAQISYSISEEANKGTVVGNLAKDLKLNVQELPSRDLRIVSGYSKTYFNADLRTGNLFVDHRIDREELCPNTDKCSLRIQAVLSNPVTAHRIEVNVLDINDNSPTFAEKSYNVNISESLATGERFFLPLAVDADIGSNSIKTYRLSSNEYFSLDVQSGGQHSISAELVLQKAIDREKEPVITLILTALDGGKPPKSGTSQITVNVIDSNDNSPIFSKSLYKVSVAENALVGTLVIQLNATDKDEGLNSKVLYSFIKRGNIDQSDTFRIDSETGKITVEGRLDYEDRPAYEVRIQAVDQGNSPRSAHAKLLIEITDVNDNSPDISVTSLMSPVKEDAEMGTIVALLTVSDNDGGQNGMTICKLLGSVPFQLKSNYKNDYSLVVNSPLDRESAGFYEVTVEAVDDGTPPLSSTTVISIQIADANDNAPVFHEPVINVYVKENSKVGAIIYTIKAYDPDLEENARLVYRLVENQPRIVPISSLVIINSETGEIVNLQSFNFEEFKTFSFKVQATDSGVPPLSSNATVNVFILDENDNSPGILAPYSEHGSVNSENIPYSAEAGYFVAKIRAVDADSGYNALLSYHISEPKGTNLFRIGTSTGEIRTKRRMSDNDLKTHPLVVLVCDNGEPSLTATVSIDVVVVENTGDLQTQFRHVPLKEDSFSALNLYLLIAIASVSVIFLLSLISLIAVKCHRTDNSFSRYSAPMITTHPDGSWSYSKSTQQYDVCFSSDTLKSDVVVFPPQFPPVDGELISINGGDTLSRTQTLPNHEKPRAPNADWRYSASLRAGGVMQSSVHMEESAVMQGAQGVLVQNWPTVSSAADGDGGEVSPPMGAGVDSNSWHFRYGPPGVPGGPPQHLKPGEVPPEAFIIPGSPAIISIRQNQGGEDDKSDFITFGKKEEAKKKKKKKKEKKDKKDKGKDDGDD
- the LOC115552445 gene encoding protocadherin alpha-5 isoform X4, which codes for MTDHTKKNGHYKLYMPSELVMGAIARREYFWIRFFVLLCFCHCGTAQISYSISEEMNKGTTVGNLAKDLKLNLNALESRELRIVSEYSRKYLVVDLRTGNLLVAERIDREELCNELHKCSLKIQALLSNPVNMHRIEIHILDINDNAPAFEEKTFVFNISESISLGERYLLPIAFDADIGSNAVKGYKLNQNEYFSLDVQSGEEQSVSAELVLQKALDREKQSVITLTLTAVDGGKPFKMGTMQLIINVIDVNDNTPVFSKSLYKARVNENALNGTRVIQLNASDPDEGVNGELLYSFMKRGNVDPSSVFDINANTGEIKVNGILDYEKIPAYEIRVQVRDKGPGSRSVHSKLLIEVVDANDNAPEISITSLRNPVKESAEMGTVIALVTVSDRDSGLNGLTACTLGGVVPFKLETNYKNDYSLVVDGSLDRETDTQYNVTISSSDSGDPPLSTRSYLMVYVSDVNDNAPHFADPVLNVYVKENSDVGTVVYRVNAMDSDSEDNARITYSLISSLSQNIPVLSAVNINSETGDIVTLQSFNYEDIKMFSFKAQAVDSGDPQLSSNVTVNFFILDENDNSPGILPPYSEHGSVNSENIPYSAEAGYFVAKIRAVDADSGYNALLSYHISETKGTNLFRIGTSTGEIRTKRRMSDNDLKTHPLVVLVCDNGEPSLTATVSIDVVVVENTGDLQTQFRHVTLKEDSFSALNLYLLIAIASVSVIFLLSLVSLIAVKCHRTDNSFSRYSAPMITTHPDGSWSYSKSTQQYDVCFSSDTLKSDVVVFPPQFPPVDGELISINGGDTLSRTHTLPNKDKPRAPNADWRYSASLRAGGVMQSSVHMEESAVMQGAQGVLVQNWPTVSSAADGDGGEVSPPMGAGVDSNSWHFRYGPPGVPGGPPQHLKPGEVPPEAFIIPGSPAIISIRQNQGGEDDKSDFITFGKKEEAKKKKKKKKEKKDKKDKGKDDGDD